TTGTACCGTCGAAGGCGACCTACTGTCAACCCATACTCCCGTGGGGTTTATGCAGTTCTGAGTGCCTGGACCGCGACCAATAGAGAGCAGTGAAGACCATGAGCAGGGGGCTGTAGGGATTGGCCTGCCTGAAGGGGGAGGTGGGAGTGGAAACGGATGGGTCCTGGCTCGTCCTGGATGGGGAGAGTATACTGACCATATCGGTGTCCGGCGGTGAGGTCTGTATGGCCGGAGACTGCAAGATCTGGTTTATCTCGAGCTTCCGCATGGGTAAGGAGGTGGTGAGATGTATCGCTACTCTGTCTTTATTTCCATCATCGTCAGTTGGACCCTGATCCTATGGAGTGCTCCGGCTGGGGCGTATCGGGAGTATTTTACCGCTGAACAGAAAGCGCAGCTCGATAAGATTCAAGTAGTGCTCGTCGAGACGCTCGCTCTGACCGATAAGGGAGCGGGTGATCCCGGTCCATTGTCTTCGGTCGTGTCGCGCCGTCTCGGCGAGGTCGGCTACAGCGTGGTGCAGGATGCCTCGAAGACGCATGATGCGGTATTCCGAGTGAAATGCGAACAGCGCAAGACCTGGGAGGGCACGGCCTCTTCGGGGGGAGACAATGATCTGCCTGACGCCCCTTCTCGCCTCTGGAAAGGCCCGGCCTGCCAGCTGACGTATGCCTTAGGCGGGATGAAGATCAAATGGCAGAAGGAAGTCCGCACAGATTTTGAGGATGCCTCTGCCGCCGCTCAGGCTGTTCAGGCCGGAGATCCCGGCAGTTTTGCCATGGCGCGTCTAAAGGATCAGCTTGAGAAGTATGAGTTCCCGTTGGTTCTCGCAGCCGAATGGGGCCATGCCGACCGATTGCTGAAGCTGATGGATTCTTCAGAGACGAGTCTTCCCAGGAAGGTAAAGATTATTTCGCTGTTGGGGGAAATGCAGGCGGATGAGGCTTTGCCGAAGCTGAAGCAGGTACTCCAGGATCGTGATCTGGCCAAGCAGGCCCTGGTGGCGATGGGTAACCTGGGGAAGGAAGGGATTCCGCTGCTCGTGGATGTCATGAATACGTCCACAATGGTGGATATGCAGGCCTCTGCCGCGAAGGGTTTGGGACAATTGGGCGGCGTGCACGGCGACGCGTCAGTTGTTCTTCCTTTGCTGGCCAAGCTGCAAGATCCGAAAACCGATTGGACGGTGCTGACCGAAGTGGCTTGGGCGTTGGGTAAGATTCCCGACAAGCGGTCGATCCAACCACTCTATGATTTGGATAAGAAGCTGCAGAAACTGCGGGATCCGGACAATCAGGCGCTAAAGAAATTGAAGGAAGCCGTTTTTTGGGCGATCAAGCAATGCGATACCTGGGATCAATACAGCTAGAACAACGAGGGCGCCTTAGGCTGTGGGAGAGTCTCGCAGGATCGCTCAAATCTTCGGATGGCGGCGCTGTCTCTCGAAAAAGGAGGCAACCTTCATCCGATTGCCGCAGAGTTGCATGCTACACCATGTGCGCGAGTGGTTTTTCGAGTTGTCATAAAAGTAAAGGATGCAGGCGTCGTTCGCGCATTTCTTGATTAAGGTCGGGGTTGTGTCACAGAGAAGGTTGCTCGCCGCCTCTGCAATTGGCGCCATCAGGCCTTTATGCGTGTCGACAATCGAGTGAAAGCGCTGCTCAAACCCTTCCTTGGTTTTCACGAGCTGTAGATACCCAGGTCGCTGTGACAAGCTGCCATTGACGGAATTTATCGCTGATTCAGGAATAGGCTTGTGTGTGGCGAGTCGCTCTGCAAGCGTTCTCAAGTCGGTCCGTAGGTGTTTTCCGCGCTGGAGCCACATGGTGCCCTCTTCGTGAGTCAGGGTCGTCCTTATTGAGTCTGATTGAGGTGGCGTAAGGACGTCGGCCTCAACCAGCCAAGAGAGTAACGTGCTGAAGTCTCCAAGCAGATCAGTTCGCTCGCCCTTCACAATTATCTCGGTGTTGATGAAATCAAGCGCCAGATGATTGCCAATAAATAGAAACGTCGATTTCCCCATAGTCATCTTCCCCTTCACGCACTTGCTTGTAACCGACAATAGCCTATTTGACAAGTTAGTTTCCATTCTGTATAACCATCAAAATATAATAACAGCGGTTAATTATAGCCGACGTAGTCAAGGGAGGAAGCTATGAAGACTGCCATCATCATTCTGTCCGATCCGAAGAGTGGTTCCGAAGAAGCGCTTGGGCGAGTCTTTAATGCGCTGGCCCTGGCGTCCGAATGTAAACAGAAGGGCGACGAAGTCGCCGTGGTGTTTAACGGCGCCGGCACGCGCTGGCCGGCTGAGCTGACCAAGCTCTCGCATCCGACCAATGGTCTCTACAATGCCGTTCGCGATGTCGTGCAAGGCGCCTCATGCGGTTGTGCGGAGGTCTTTGGAGCGATGGAAGGTGTTAAAGCTTGCGGAGTCCCGATTGTGAAAGACCATGCATTGGCCGGGACAGCAGGCCTCTTAAGTTTGCGGCGCTACCTGGCGGAAGGCTGGCAGACGATCGTATTTTGAGTCGATTCCCAGGAGACGGCCCTGCGCCGTCTCCTGAATTGGCTGGAACCGAAGACGAGCGGGGAGAGACGATGGCAACGAAGTATCTCGATCTGATGTTCACGGATGCCGTGTGCCGCGCGCAGACCCAGTATTACGGACAGGCTGGCAAGATTGCGGGCGCTCCTGATCGTGATCTATTGGGGCCAGCAGAAGCTGAATTCATCGCGATGCGAGACAGCTTCTATATCGGTTCGATCAGCGAAAGCGGATGGCCCTATATCCAGCATCGCGGCGGGCCTGTAGGATTTCTGCGATTGATCGACGGGAGGACCTTGGTCTTTGCCGACTACAAGGGCAATCGGCAGCTGCTGAGCACAGGCAATGTGTCGGTGAACGATCGGGTGGCGCTCTTTCTTATGGACTACAAGAACCGAGCGCGCTTGAAAATTCTGGGCCATGCCCGTTTCGAAGATGCCTTGGTGCATCCGGAACTGATCGAACAGGTGACGGACCTCAAGATGAGGTCGAGCGTGGAGCGGCTGGTCTTCATCGATGTGGTTTCATTCGACTGGAACTGCCCGAAGTATATTTCGCCGCGTTATTCGGCGGAAGAAGTTGAGGAGCTTGCCGGTCCGTTGAGAAAGCGTATTGCCGAACTGGAGGCAGAACTTCATACTAAGAAATCGTGATGGCTTTCTACCGCGAATGCACGCAGCACGAGCAGGTTGTCCGATAAAAGGAGGGACCAATGAACGAGTTCTCACGGAGACGGTTTTTGCAACTGTCCGCTGCGACCGGCGGGGCCTTGATATTCAGCGATCTCATTGGGCAAGTGCTGGGGGTCACGGGTAGGGCGAGTCTTGCCGCCACGGGTGAGCCGATCAAGATCGGCATTCTCGATCCATTGTCCAGTCCCTATAAGACGTCGTCGATTCATGATGTCCATGGCGCCAACGTGGCAGTGGATCTTTTCAATAAACGTGGTGGTGTGCTGGGCCGGCCGGTCGTCATCCTCGAAGCGGATGATGCGTCGAATCCGGAGACGGCCGTGAAGGTGGCGACGAAGTTCATCAAAGAAGACCGGGTCGACGTGCTGATGGGGACCTTCAACGCCGACTGTGCGCTGGTGGTATCGGAATTGGCGAAGAAGGAAAACAAGCTGTTCATGGTGACCGGGTCTCATCTTCCCGAGTTGAGTGGGGCCGCCTGCAATTCCCACACGTTTGTCTTCATGCCTCACGCAAGAATGTTGGCGCAAGCGGTGGTGCCGCATCTGGTGAAGGCCTACGGGACTCGGTGGTACATGATTACGACGAGTACGCTCGACGGCAAAGCCGCCGCGCAGGCCATGGCTGAAGCCGCGGAGGCGTATAAGGTGGAGTTGGTCGGCGAAGCCTTGATGCCTTTTGGATCCACGGACTTTGTGTCAGCCTTCAGCGCGGCCAAAGCCAAGGAGCCTACGGCGATCATTCTCAATCTCTATGGATGGGATCTTGTTCATGCCTTGAAGGGGTACGGCAAGCTGGAATTGGCGAAGGAGAAGATTGGGATCGGCGGGATGATCAGCGGAGAACAGATTGGGCGTCCGCTCGGCTATGCCAGCAATGCAGGAATCTGGGCTCTTATCTGGGACCCCAAGATCAATACCGAGAGCTCAAAGAGATTCATCCAAGGCGTGATCGACAAGTACAACCATACTCCAACCTCCCGGTGCTATTTGGGGTATGCGGCGATGACGCAGATCCTCGAAGCGATCCAGCGGGCTGGTTCAACCGATACGGTAACGCTGATCAAGGCATTGGAAGGACACGAGTTCGATGGGCTGAAGGAAGGACGGTCTATCTTTCGCGCATCGGATCATCAGCACGTGCAAGATGTCCTAGTCGGGGAAGCCTTTGGAAAAGAACTGGGGCTAGGCCATTACAAGATTCTCGCCACGGTGCCGGGTCTCGCCAATATTGGGGCGGCGGACCAGCATCATTGCCAAATATAATGGCTCAGAAATAAGGAGGGCACGCGTGGGCGGCCCCCCTGATAGGCTGCTATTTGGGCAAGACTACAATCTCGACGCGACGATTCTTCCGCCGCCCGTCTTCCGTGGCGTTGCTGGCCAAGGGTCGGCTTTCCCCATAGCCTTCTGCCGTGATGTGGTCGGCGGGGGCTCCCCCCTGCTCTAACGCCTGCCGAGCATGGCCTGCCCGGGTGCGTGAGAGCACCGTGTTCGTGGGAAAACGCTCGATCAGTTTTCCACCGATCGGGACATTGTCCGTATGTCCGGTGACGCGAAGATGGCGGTCCGGGACGCTGTGGAGAAGGCGGCCGACTTTTCGGAGCACGTCAGCCCCTGCCGGCTTCAGCTGGTCGGCTCCTGATTCAAACAACAAGCGGTCTGCCAGATGGATGGTGATCTGATCCCCGGATTGCTGGACGGTAATCGTCCCGCGTTCGATCTCGGGGCGCAGTAGCGTTAGCAGGTCATCATAGGTTTTGGTCAACGGCGGTTCCTGGCGTGTGGCTAATTGTCGCTGGAGCTCGGCGACTTGATCGTGAAGTTCCGCAGTGGCCGCCAGTTGGCGTTGGCGATCCCGCTCGAGGGCCGCGAGGCGTTCGTCACGGTCGTCGGCTGTTGCCTCTGCCACTGGGACAGCGTTCCGGTGACGATATTCATACCCGCCGTCGCAGCACACAGGGTTGCCTGAACAGCCGCTGGCGATGACACCGACAAGACAAAGGGATCCTGTGAGGAAGCGTTTCCCGTTCATGGGCCAGCTCCTTGGTAAGACGCGACGGGGTCTGCGTCAATAATTGTGTGGTGGGGATGTGTGGCCGCGTGCGCCTAGCGCGACACGCGGCCCCCGCTCAGTGGAGATGAGCGACTTACTTGGTGACGCGGATTTCGACCCGGCGGTTCTTTGCCCGGCCTGCGTCGGTCGTATTCGGACCCACGGGCTTGGTGTCGGCATAGCCGTGTGTCGTAGCCGCGCCCAAGCCACCTTCTGTCAGGGCTTTAGCCGCGTTGGCCGCCCGTGCTTCAGAGAGTTCCTTGTTCGTCGGGAACGTCTTTTTCAGCGAGCTCTTGATCGGCCGGTTGTCCGTATGTCCGTCCACCGCCACTTTATATTCAGGGAAATCTTTGAGGATGGCACCAACCTGCTTCAGCGCATCGGCGCCCGCCGGTTTCAGTTGATCTTCTCCCGAGCCGAACAGGTAGCCTGACGCCAGGTTGATGAGCAATCGCTCGTTATTCAGATCGACGGCGATCGTCTGCTTGTCGATCTGCGGCTTCAAGGCTCGGATCAAGCCGCGCTGCGCTTCTTTCAATTTCGCCATCTCAGAGGACAGATCACCACGGAGGCCCGCGAGCTCTTTGTCCCGATCCGCCAACATCTTCTCGAGTTCCGCGACGCGTTGTCTGCAGGCGGCGAGATCGGCTGCCATCTTGTCTTTATCACCGGCGGCCCCGCCCATGGCGGCGAGCTGAGAGGTGAGGTCCGCGTTGCGCTGTTTGGCTGCGGCGAGTTCTGTGACCAGTTTCTCTTTGTCCCCGGCTCCGGCTTGAAGCGCGGTGAGTTGTGACTGGGCTGCTGCGAGATCGGCTGCCAGTTTATCTTTGTCGCCGCCTGCAGATGCCTGGGCGGCGGCCAACTGCCGTTCCAATTCTGCCGTTCGGGCTTTCGATTGATTGAGGTCGCTTTGTGTGGAAGAGAGTTGGCTCGCGAGCTTCGAAGAGTCACCGGCGCTTGAGCGGAGAGCGGCCAATTCCCGGTCACGATCAGCCAGTTGGCTTTCGAGCGCCCTTACACGGTCGCTGAGCGCTCCGTTTTCTTTCTTGGCCGCAGCGAGCTCGTCGGCGAGCCGCTGCCGTTCCTTTTCCAGCGCGGCGAGCCGAGCGGCCATGTCTTTGGAGGCGTTGTCGGCATCCCACTGATTACGATGACGGTATTCATAGCCGCCGTCACAACAGATGGCGTTCCAATCAATCGCGGCGGCATTGCCTGCGATCGAGAGAAGGCCGAGGCCCAGAATGGATATGCGAATCGATTTCATGCGTACTCCTTTTGTGTTGACGCGCTGCATGCGGACTTGTGGTTTGGGTCTGAGTGTTAGTGCTTCCCCTTGAGGGCGTCGCGAATCTCCATGAGCAGCTTTTCTTCATTCGTCGGGCCGGCCGGCGGCGCCGGAGGGGCTTCTTTCTTGAAGCGGTTCATCTGCTTCACCAGCAGAAAGATCACGAAGGCGAGGATGATAAAGTCGAAAGTGGCCTGCAGAAAGACCCCGTAGTTGATGGTGGGTGCTCCAGCGGCTTTGGCGGCGATCAGCGAGGGCTGCGGTGTGCCGGAGAGATTGATGAACAGGCTGGAGAAGTCCACCTTTCCCATCAGCAGTCCCAGGGGAGGCATCATCACATCGCTCACGAGCGATGACACGATTTTCCCGAACGCGCCGCCGATGATGACACCGATAGCCATATCGACGACGTTTCCCTTCATGGCGAACTCTTTAAATTCTTTTAACATCGTTTGTCCTCCTTAGAGGATGAGAGGGTGAGTTGCGTGCTGAGAGTGTACACTATCGCTTCCTGGTCGTATCGAAGCTGTATCCGAGGGTGAAGAGATACAGATTATCGGTGTCGCCGGTGCCTGGCGCGGGCCGACTGTTGTATCGCGTCGTCACTTGAAGGCCGCTCACGAACCCTTCCCAGATTTTGAATCGGACCCCGTTATCCATGGTTAAAAAGTAGTTCGAGGCGTTTTGCATCGAGGGGTAAAACTCGTTGTAGTGGTAAAAGGTGATGCGATCGTCAAGCAGCGGCCAATTCCATTTCATCGAGACGCGGGCACGGAGACTTGACTGATCGTCCGCGACCCGGAAGTCTTCATTGAAGAAGGACACGCCGGCTTCCGTATAGAAGGTCATGTCTTTGAAGATGCCGTTGAAATCTCCCCGTTCGATAAATTGATAGCCGGGACCGGACGACAGAGCGGTTCGCATCTTGAGGTCCTGGAAACGATCGTTCTCGAAGTAGGCCGAGGCAAACCAGTAAAATCGTTTGGTGATGAAGAAGTCGAGCTTGATAGTCCCGCGGGCGTTCCGCGCAATGAGTGTGTTGGCATTGTCGCCGTAGACATAGCGTCCATTGATCGAAAGCCGGAGTTGTTCGCTTCGGGCGACGAAGTCTCCCAGCAAGCTGGCGTTCTTGAGATGGCTGTTGCCGGTGGTCTGGGAGTACCCTCCCGTGAGACTCCCCGTATAAATGACGGGCGGCTGAACCAGGGGGTTCACGGATCCGATGGCATCGAGCGGAACGGTGAGCGAGCCTTTGAGCGGTTCAGATTGGATATTCAGGTTGCCGTCAGCTCCGGCCGTTGCGGTCCCCACCAGCACACTACCTTCTTTGAGATGAAACGGGATTGGATGGTTGACGGCGAGTTTGGCGACGTCGCTCCATTTCACCTTGATGACATTGTCAGGGCTGGATGGGGTTTTCATGACGAGCACGCCGCCTGCCATCTCGATGACTTCTCCATAGATGTTGCTGCCGTCCTTGAGGGTCACGACGTCGAGTGGGGGCGCGGGAGCATCAGCTGCCATTGCAGTGGCGACCCCACAGAGTACGGCTGTAAAGATTGCCAATGCGGCGAACAGGTTCTTCATCTTTCCTCCTCTTGGTGTATGAAACGCGAAAATAGCGTAGTGACTCGGCGTCCTAAATAGCACTAGGGCCAATCGGCCCAGAATGCAACGGGGTTGTATACCCGACCAACCATGGTTGTGCAACCCGGACTCGTTAGCAGGGGCCGTTGTGCAAGGGGCGCAACATGGTGTTCGGGGATCCGAGTAATCGCGATGTCTGTCTGTGTTCGTGAAATGTCCAGTTGTTTCATAGGTTGGACTCATGATGGCTCAAGGCGCTCGATTGTTTTGAGGCTGGCTTACCCGACGGTTGGCCAAGTGGCCCCATCGGAGCTTTGGGGATGCCAGGGTGCGGGCTGAGCGTGAGGCGAGAGCTCTTCGGAGTCACTCTCTTGATCCGAGCTGCACGATCACTACTGTGATTGAGAATGCGACAGAGATTCCCAAAGAATTCGAGTAAAGCCCCGAGCAAGCTCTCGCGAAGCTTCCGTGACGATGCAGGCCGTAGGCGGACCCATTGATCTTCATCGCGCTGTAGTACCGATAGTGTGTAGCCGCCTGCCTCTACTCCGTCCTCTGGGACCAGTAGAAACTCCTGACCATGTGGATCGACAACGAGAAGGCCCTTGGGGCGCATTGGCCTATCCTTTCCTGCGTGTGGTGTTGCTGCCCACATCGCGGGTGTCTTGATGCGGGCGGAGCTGGGTGACGAAATAGTGAACCGCTTGGGTCCGTCGACTGACGCGTAGCTTTTTATAGAGCGTCGACAGGAGTTTAGTGATGGCGTTGGGGTGTTGCTTGAAAGAGGCGGCGATGTCTTTGTTCGTGGCTCCCTCAGCCAGCATCGAAAGAAGCCTCTGGTCGAACGGCGAAATGCTCGGCGGGAGGACGGCTGGAGCATTCATTACAGTGTCCTTCATCCAGGCGAGGATGTGGGCCGTCTCTTTGGGCCCAAGAAGAGATCGCCCTGCGGCGATCGTCTTTATCGCGCGGAGGAGGTCTTTGGCTCCGACATCTTTGGTCAGGTACCCGTGCCCGCCGGCCATGACCGCGTTATAGAGGTCGCGGTCGTCGCTGTAGGCGGAGAAGAACAGGACTCGCATACGGGGGAACGCCGAAAGAATGTCTCGGCAGGCATCGGATCCCGTGCCATCGGGCAAGCGCATATCCATAATCACGACATCGGGCTTGGTACGATGGATTTCTTCAATGGCGCGGGCTCTGCTGCCGGCTTCGCCAACCACCTGAATCCCTCGATCCAATTTGAGGATGGCCCTGAGTCCCTCACGCGCGAAGGCCGAATCATCGACCGGAACGACTCGAATAGGAGGAGGTGTGCTGGGTCTTGGCATGAGCAATGGGGATTCTATTGCGCGTGGACGTCTTGTGCGAAAATTGTCTGCTTCTACCGGGTAACTGTGATCAAGGTTCATGCCATGGCCGATGGATTTATTCTTATCGAATGGCGGGGGCGTTTCGGAGCATGTCGTTCATCGTGTCTCAGACGAGCTGTCGCAGGAGACAGAGTTGTCTCATGTTGGGTGTCTCACAATGTGTGCGGGTGTGGGTGGATCGGAGCGATGCTACTCGGCCACGTCGATGTGGTGCGCGAGGAGTCGGCGATAGAGTGTGGCGCGGCTGATCCCGAGAATCTTAGCGGCCTCTGTCCGGTTCCCCTGAGCCTGTTGGAGTGCTTGGAGCAATTGCGCTTTTGGTTCTGTGTGGTGCGACTCCTGGGAGGATGACGGCAGATGGGCACGCTGGGTATGGTGGAGTTCATCAGGAAAATCAGATGGCATCAGGCTGGCGGTGCGGGCGCTGATCACGGCAAATTCGACGGCGCTTTTCAGCTCTCGAACATTGCCGGGCCAGGAGTAGGTCATGAGCAGATGGAGACTGTCTGGATGCAGGTCGGTGATGGCTTTGCCTGTGGTGGCACAGACTTGGCCGAGCAAGGCCTGTATGAGCAATGGAATGTCATCTCGTCGACCTCGCAGCGGAGGCAGATGGATGCGCGCCACGCGGATGCGATAGAGCAAATCAGCGCGAAAGGTGCCGCGAATGACATCTTCGTTGAGATTGTGATGCGTCGCGGCGAGGATGCGGACATTCACCTTTCGCGGCCTGGTTTCTCCCAGGCGCGTAATTTCTTTTTCTTGAAGGACCCGGAGCAGACTGGTTTGGACGGAAGTCGGGATATCTCCAATTTCATCCAGGAACAGGGTGCCGCCGTCAGCCGATTCAAAGAGTCCATGGTGATCGTCAATCGCGCCGGTGAAGGCGCCTCGCTTGTGGCCAAACAGCTGGCTGCCCAGCAGTGAATCCGTCAAGCCTGCGCAGTTGGCGGCAATAAAGGGCCGGTCTTTCCGCGGGCTGGAGTAATGGATGGCTCTGGCGACGAGTTCCTTCCCGGTTCCTGTCTCGCCTTCGATGAGGACGGTGGAATCGACGCGCGCCACATCGCGGACGAGTTGATAGACCTGCAACATGGCAGGACTGCGTCCGACAAGATCGTGGAATTGCGTTTGGTGATCGAGCTGCTGCCGCAGATTGTGGACCTCTGTGCGATCATGCAGGAGGATGATGCGCCGCTCAGCGGATTGTGGATCCGCATGGATTTCATATTCGATCCATCGCGGAGTCGTACTCGTCAAGCGAAGGGGGCGTCGGCCGCGTTGCGGCGTGAACGCGTCCCATGTTTGGCGGAGGTGCTTTCGGTCTGCGGACTCCAGCGGGAGACTCTGTTCCCACGGCTGACCGATGACCGTCGTCGAAGGACACTCGATCCAGGCAAGGCAGCGCGGGCTGATGAAGGTGACATGGCCTTCTTGATTCGTGACGATGGCGGCCAGATCCAGATGCTGGAGAAGCGCCAGGACATCGTCGCGCTCCTGGGTGGCGATGGCAAGTGACCCAGTCAGGGATGTCCGGGTCCGTTCGTGGGTTTTGACTTGGTCGAGATGGAGCAAGCGCTGATCACGGGCTTGCTGTAAGAGCCGCTGTATCTGGTCGAATCGTTCATCGATACGCTCGATGAGGAGCAGTGGTCGATGAGAAGCGGTCAGCGCGGTGGCTTCGAAATGGTGCAGGTTGGATGTCAGGTCACGATGACTCCATGGGCCCGAGCGAACCACTCGGTCATGATCGTCTCTCCACGCGGATTCGCTTTCATCCAAGAAATGCTGCAGAAAAGGAGCGAGGCTTCCGACGTCAATGGGAGACTCCGGTGACGTCTTGAATGTGGTGGCCCACCAGAGCGGCGGATCTCCAAGCAGGCGAAACCTATTTTCCGTTGCGACTCGTTCGAGAACTGCGGTGCCAAGCCTCTGAAGGAGGGTCTCCAGCATGTTCTGGGGCAGAGAGTTGGGTGAGCTGGATGGCGCCATGGCAGTCCAGTGGTATCGCTAGGCGGCTTCTAGAATTGTGTGCGTGAGCCGCATAAAGAGTTCCGGCACCCCGTCGCCGGTCTTGGCGCTTCCCGTGAACACGAGCCATCCCTTGTGTCGCAGTTGTGCGAGTGTCGCCTCGTCGATTTCCCATTCCTGGAGTTGATCGGCCTTGTTCACGATGAGGACGAAAGGCACGGGACCGAGTGTGGATTGGGCCAATTGGTGCAGGGATTCCGCCGTATCCAGGGTAGACCGCCTCATGCCGTCGGCGACGAGGATATAGCCGGATGAGCCTCGCAAATAGGACTCCCGCATTTTCTGAAAATCGTCTTCTCCATAGAGATCCCAAATCATCAGGGTCACGTCCCGGTCGTCGACGAGGAGCGTTTTCTTTTCGATCGTCACGCCGATGGTCGTGTGGTACTGCTCCGAAAACATGCCCGTCACGAAACGGCGGATGAGGCTGGTCTTTCCGACGGCGAATCCACCCAGGAGACAGATCTTCTTTTGAATCATGGTGCGGAGTCCGCGCGGCCGACGAGAGGCTTGGCTGTGACGAGGAGCGTGACCCGCCGCTGCGCATTCTGACGGCCTTTAGTTGCCCCATGTTTCTGCCCGGCGAACGAGGTGGGCTCCACGCTCGCGCTGAGGGTGAGCGGCGGGTAGGAGGCTGCTCCTCCAAGGGCGGCGATGACGGCATGAGCTCTGGCGGTGGCCAGTAGGAAATTCATAGTTTCCGTTCCTGTCGGATCGGCATCGCCGATCGCTTCAATGACAATCGTTTCGCCCGAAGCAGAGAGAGCGGACTGGCGCAAGTCTTCAATTAGGCGTTTGACCGACGTGACCTTGCTCAATTCTGAATCGGAGAGGGTGGAGGAGCCGCTCTCAAAGAAGAAACTGATTTGGTTCAATTGGGCGATGAGGTCAGCGCGTGAGACGGTGCGGAGGTCCTCATCGTGA
This portion of the Nitrospira sp. genome encodes:
- a CDS encoding sigma 54-interacting transcriptional regulator produces the protein MAPSSSPNSLPQNMLETLLQRLGTAVLERVATENRFRLLGDPPLWWATTFKTSPESPIDVGSLAPFLQHFLDESESAWRDDHDRVVRSGPWSHRDLTSNLHHFEATALTASHRPLLLIERIDERFDQIQRLLQQARDQRLLHLDQVKTHERTRTSLTGSLAIATQERDDVLALLQHLDLAAIVTNQEGHVTFISPRCLAWIECPSTTVIGQPWEQSLPLESADRKHLRQTWDAFTPQRGRRPLRLTSTTPRWIEYEIHADPQSAERRIILLHDRTEVHNLRQQLDHQTQFHDLVGRSPAMLQVYQLVRDVARVDSTVLIEGETGTGKELVARAIHYSSPRKDRPFIAANCAGLTDSLLGSQLFGHKRGAFTGAIDDHHGLFESADGGTLFLDEIGDIPTSVQTSLLRVLQEKEITRLGETRPRKVNVRILAATHHNLNEDVIRGTFRADLLYRIRVARIHLPPLRGRRDDIPLLIQALLGQVCATTGKAITDLHPDSLHLLMTYSWPGNVRELKSAVEFAVISARTASLMPSDFPDELHHTQRAHLPSSSQESHHTEPKAQLLQALQQAQGNRTEAAKILGISRATLYRRLLAHHIDVAE
- a CDS encoding Rab family GTPase, yielding MIQKKICLLGGFAVGKTSLIRRFVTGMFSEQYHTTIGVTIEKKTLLVDDRDVTLMIWDLYGEDDFQKMRESYLRGSSGYILVADGMRRSTLDTAESLHQLAQSTLGPVPFVLIVNKADQLQEWEIDEATLAQLRHKGWLVFTGSAKTGDGVPELFMRLTHTILEAA